The following coding sequences lie in one Rutidosis leptorrhynchoides isolate AG116_Rl617_1_P2 chromosome 4, CSIRO_AGI_Rlap_v1, whole genome shotgun sequence genomic window:
- the LOC139842277 gene encoding uncharacterized protein produces MKIFMLNSLWPLDVDCKSTSTDNENIYVKLPLAEVLENMPNYGKFLKTLMSKKGDVEQASTAFLKKECDGILKNITYHQKWMLTSLANSGASINFMPYSVYKRLGLGDLSPTTMGVKLIDQSINSSVGIIEDLIVKVWDMEFPIDFVIVDIKEDLVVPLVLGRSFLATAGSFFDFRTRK; encoded by the exons ATgaaaatatttatgttaaactcccTTTGGCCTTTAGATGTGGATTGTAAGTCAACTTCAACCGACAATgaaaatatttatgttaaactcccTTTGGCGGAGGTGCTCGAGAATATGCCCAACTATgggaaatttttgaagacactcatGTCCAAAAAGGGAGATGTTGAGCAAGCATCCACCGCTTTCTTGAAAAAGGAGTGTGATGGAATTTTAAAAAATATAACCTACCATCAAAAATGG ATGCTCACATCTTTAGCTAATTCGGGAGCAAGTATCAACTTCATGCCCTACTCCGTTTACAAAAGGCTAGGCCTAGGTGACCTTTCACCCACTACAATGGGAGTTAAATTAATTGATCAATCAATTAACTCTAGTGTGGGGATCATCGAAGACTTAATTGTTAAGGTGTGGGACATGGAATTTCCCATTGACTTTGTTATTGTTGATATAAAGGAAGACCTGGTTGTGCCCCTTGTTTTGGGAAGATCATTCTTGGCAACCGCAGGttctttctttgactttagaacCAGGAAATGA